From a region of the Pukyongiella litopenaei genome:
- the cimA gene encoding citramalate synthase: MTRERLYLYDTTLRDGQQTQGVQFSTAEKAQIATALDALGVDYIEGGWPGANPTDSAFFDVAPQTRARLTAFGMTKRAGRSAANDEVLAAVTNAGTQAVCLVGKSHDYHVEAALGITLDENLDNIRASVAHLVAQGREALFDAEHFFDGYKANPDYALACCRAALEAGARWVVLCDTNGGALPAEVGRITAATIAAGIPGDRLGIHTHNDTEQAVACALAAVDAGARQVQGTLNGLGERCGNANLTSLIPTLLLKEPYASAYQTGVTAEALRGLTRTSRMLDDILNRVPVKQAPYVGASAFAHKAGLHASAILKDPGTYEHEDPKLVGNERIVPMSNQAGQSNLRKRLAEAGLETEPGDPALARILDRIKTREDEGYSYDTAQASFELLARQELGQLPEYFEVKRYKVTVERRKNKYDRMVSLSEAVVVVKVDGEKKLSVSESLDDTGSDRGPVNALSKALAKDLGRYSAILADMRLVDFKVRITQGGTEAVTRVIIDSEDGKGRRWSTVGVSANIVDASFEALLDAIRWKLVRDVHP; the protein is encoded by the coding sequence GTGACCCGCGAACGCCTCTACCTCTACGACACCACCCTGCGCGACGGGCAGCAGACGCAGGGGGTGCAGTTCTCGACCGCCGAAAAGGCCCAGATCGCCACCGCGCTGGACGCGCTGGGGGTTGACTACATCGAGGGCGGCTGGCCCGGCGCCAATCCCACCGACAGCGCGTTTTTCGATGTCGCGCCGCAGACACGGGCGCGGCTGACGGCTTTTGGCATGACCAAGCGGGCGGGCCGGTCGGCGGCGAATGACGAGGTTCTGGCCGCGGTGACGAATGCGGGCACGCAGGCGGTCTGCCTGGTCGGCAAGAGCCATGATTACCATGTCGAGGCGGCGCTGGGCATCACGCTCGACGAAAACCTGGACAATATCCGCGCATCGGTCGCGCATCTGGTCGCGCAGGGCCGCGAGGCGCTGTTCGATGCCGAGCATTTCTTTGACGGCTACAAGGCGAACCCGGATTACGCGCTGGCCTGTTGCCGCGCCGCGCTGGAGGCGGGCGCGCGTTGGGTGGTGCTGTGCGATACCAATGGCGGGGCGCTGCCGGCCGAGGTCGGGCGCATCACCGCCGCAACCATCGCCGCCGGCATTCCCGGCGACCGGCTGGGCATCCATACCCATAACGATACCGAACAGGCGGTGGCCTGTGCGCTGGCCGCCGTCGATGCGGGCGCGCGGCAGGTGCAGGGCACGCTGAACGGGCTGGGCGAACGCTGCGGCAATGCCAACCTGACCTCGCTGATCCCGACGCTGCTGCTGAAGGAACCCTATGCCAGCGCGTATCAGACCGGCGTGACCGCCGAGGCGCTGAGGGGGCTGACCCGGACCAGCCGGATGCTCGATGACATTCTCAACCGGGTGCCGGTGAAACAGGCCCCCTATGTGGGTGCCAGCGCCTTTGCCCACAAGGCGGGGCTGCATGCCAGCGCGATCCTGAAGGACCCAGGCACCTATGAACACGAGGACCCGAAGCTGGTCGGCAACGAACGTATCGTGCCGATGTCGAACCAGGCCGGGCAGTCGAACCTGCGCAAACGCCTGGCTGAGGCGGGGTTGGAGACCGAACCCGGCGACCCGGCGCTGGCGCGGATCCTCGACCGGATCAAGACCCGCGAGGACGAGGGCTACAGCTATGACACCGCGCAGGCGAGTTTCGAATTGCTGGCCCGGCAGGAACTGGGGCAGCTGCCCGAGTATTTCGAGGTCAAGCGCTACAAGGTCACGGTCGAGCGGCGCAAGAACAAGTATGACCGCATGGTCAGCCTGTCCGAGGCGGTCGTGGTGGTGAAGGTCGATGGCGAGAAGAAGCTGTCGGTGTCGGAATCGCTGGATGACACCGGCAGCGACCGCGGCCCCGTCAACGCGCTGTCCAAGGCGCTGGCCAAGGATCTGGGCCGCTATTCCGCGATCCTGGCGGATATGCGGCTGGTCGATTTCAAGGTGCGGATCACCCAGGGCGGCACCGAGGCGGTAACCCGCGTGATCATCGACAGCGAGGATGGCAAGGGCCGGCGCTGGTCGACGGTCGGGGTCAGCGCCAACATCGTCGATGCGTCCTTCGAGGCGCTTCTGGACGCGATCCGCTGGAAGCTCGTCCGTGACGTTCACCCCTGA
- the cysS gene encoding cysteine--tRNA ligase, whose translation MTTIRLHNTRTRSKEVLAPIDPGNVRMYVCGPTVYDRAHLGNARPVVVFDVLYRLLRHVHGPDHVTYVRNFTDVDDKINARSAESGRPIAEITAETTQWFLDDMAALGALEPTHMPRATQYIPQMVAMIEKLIADGFAYARDGHVLFRVRNYADYGRLSGRSVDDMIAGARVEVAPYKEDPMDFVLWKPSSEDLPGWDSPWGRGRPGWHIECSAMAYELLGDSFDIHGGGNDLMFPHHENEIAQSCCAHPEGQFARVWLHNEMLQVEGRKMSKSLGNFFTVRDLLDEGVPGEVIRFVFLSTHYRKPMDWTAEKAREAEKTLRKWYAQACQAIGRGDASLSLVAALADDLNTAGAVAELHRLSQADDVVALRHCLQFLGLMGDEVPAWAVAPDVDLSVLADRLAGARAAAMDSKNFAEVDRLKAALVAAGVEVRMGKAGVELLPGPDFDAGKLEAV comes from the coding sequence ATGACGACGATCCGACTGCACAACACCCGGACCCGGTCGAAAGAGGTCCTTGCGCCCATCGATCCCGGCAATGTCCGCATGTATGTCTGCGGCCCCACCGTCTATGACCGGGCGCATCTGGGCAATGCCCGCCCGGTGGTGGTGTTCGACGTGCTCTACCGGCTGCTGCGCCATGTCCATGGCCCCGATCACGTCACCTATGTGCGCAACTTCACCGACGTGGATGACAAGATCAACGCGCGGTCGGCCGAAAGCGGGCGGCCGATCGCCGAGATCACCGCCGAGACCACGCAATGGTTCCTCGACGACATGGCCGCGCTGGGGGCGCTGGAGCCGACGCATATGCCGCGCGCGACGCAGTATATCCCGCAGATGGTGGCGATGATCGAAAAGCTGATCGCCGACGGGTTCGCCTATGCGCGTGACGGGCATGTGCTGTTCCGGGTGCGCAACTATGCCGACTATGGCAGGCTGTCGGGCCGCTCGGTCGATGACATGATCGCCGGGGCGCGGGTCGAGGTCGCGCCCTACAAGGAAGACCCGATGGATTTCGTGCTGTGGAAGCCGTCATCGGAGGACCTGCCGGGGTGGGACAGCCCCTGGGGCCGGGGCCGCCCGGGCTGGCATATCGAATGCTCGGCCATGGCCTATGAATTGCTGGGCGACAGTTTCGACATTCACGGCGGCGGCAACGACCTGATGTTCCCGCACCATGAAAACGAGATCGCGCAAAGCTGCTGCGCGCATCCCGAGGGGCAGTTCGCGCGGGTCTGGCTGCATAACGAGATGCTGCAGGTCGAGGGCCGGAAGATGTCCAAGTCGCTGGGCAATTTCTTTACCGTCCGGGACCTTCTGGATGAGGGCGTGCCGGGTGAGGTGATCCGGTTCGTGTTCCTGTCGACGCATTACCGCAAGCCGATGGACTGGACGGCGGAGAAGGCGCGCGAGGCCGAAAAGACGTTGCGGAAATGGTATGCGCAGGCGTGTCAGGCAATTGGTCGGGGCGATGCCAGCCTATCGCTGGTTGCCGCGTTGGCCGACGACCTGAACACGGCCGGCGCCGTTGCCGAACTGCACAGGCTCTCGCAGGCGGATGACGTGGTCGCGCTGCGTCACTGCCTGCAATTCCTGGGGCTGATGGGCGACGAGGTGCCGGCATGGGCGGTGGCGCCGGATGTGGACCTGTCGGTGCTGGCCGACCGGCTGGCGGGCGCGCGGGCCGCCGCGATGGACAGCAAGAACTTTGCCGAGGTGGACCGGCTCAAGGCGGCATTGGTGGCGGCCGGGGTCGAGGTGCGGATGGGCAAGGCCGGGGTCGAGCTGTTGCCCGGTCCCGATTTCGACGCCGGCAAGCTGGAGGCGGTCTGA
- the purF gene encoding amidophosphoribosyltransferase: protein MSDHKPLPAHPFDFDAWTPSDDGDKLKEECGIFGVVGVQDASNFVALGLHALQHRGQEAGGIVAHDPEQGFNNARRFGYVRDNFTSQKVMETLPGPVAIGHVRYSTAGTKGQTAIRDVQPFFGEFSMGGAAIAHNGNITNANALRRELIERGSIFQSSSDSECIIHLMARSLQRTIPERMEDALRRVEGAFSVVAMTRTKLIGVRDPLGVRPLVLGRIGAESDCGWVLSSETCALDIIGAEFIREIEPGEMVVINAEDGVESHFPFRPQPSKFCIFEHVYFSRPDSILGGRSVYETREAIGRELAKESLVDADLVCPVPDSGTPAAIGFSLESGIPYAMGIIRNQYMGRTFIEPTEQIRNMGVRLKLNVNRALIRGKRVVLVDDSVVRGTTSRKIKDMILDAGAKEVHFRIASPPTAWPCFYGVDTPQREKLLAASMTEDEMREYLAVDSLKFISLDGLYRAVGEARGRDSACPQYCDACFSGEYPVEPADMIAQGFEMKAAE from the coding sequence TTGTCCGACCACAAGCCCCTTCCCGCCCACCCTTTCGATTTCGACGCCTGGACGCCATCCGACGACGGCGACAAGCTGAAAGAGGAATGCGGCATTTTCGGCGTGGTCGGGGTGCAGGACGCGTCGAATTTCGTCGCGCTGGGGCTACACGCCTTGCAGCATCGCGGGCAGGAAGCCGGCGGGATCGTCGCCCACGACCCCGAACAGGGGTTCAACAACGCCCGCCGTTTCGGCTATGTCCGCGACAATTTCACCTCGCAGAAGGTGATGGAGACCCTACCCGGCCCGGTGGCGATCGGGCATGTGCGCTATTCCACCGCCGGGACCAAGGGCCAGACCGCGATCCGCGACGTGCAGCCGTTTTTCGGCGAGTTTTCCATGGGCGGCGCTGCGATCGCCCATAACGGCAACATCACCAACGCCAACGCGCTGCGGCGCGAACTGATCGAACGCGGCAGCATCTTCCAGTCCAGCAGCGACAGCGAATGCATCATCCACCTGATGGCCCGCAGCCTGCAGCGCACCATCCCCGAGCGGATGGAGGACGCGCTGCGCCGGGTCGAGGGGGCGTTTTCGGTGGTCGCGATGACCCGGACCAAGCTGATCGGCGTGCGCGATCCCCTGGGCGTGCGGCCGCTGGTTCTGGGCCGCATCGGCGCGGAATCGGATTGCGGCTGGGTGCTGAGTTCGGAAACCTGCGCGCTGGACATCATCGGCGCCGAGTTCATCCGCGAGATCGAACCGGGCGAAATGGTCGTGATCAACGCCGAGGACGGGGTCGAGAGCCATTTCCCGTTCCGCCCGCAGCCGTCGAAATTCTGCATCTTCGAGCATGTCTATTTCTCGCGCCCCGATTCGATCCTGGGCGGCCGTTCGGTCTATGAAACGCGCGAGGCGATCGGCCGCGAACTGGCCAAGGAAAGCCTCGTCGACGCGGATCTGGTCTGCCCGGTGCCCGACAGCGGCACCCCCGCGGCGATCGGGTTTTCGCTGGAATCGGGCATTCCCTATGCGATGGGGATCATCCGCAACCAGTATATGGGCCGGACCTTCATCGAACCGACCGAACAGATCCGCAACATGGGCGTGCGGCTGAAGCTGAACGTGAACCGCGCCCTGATCCGGGGCAAACGCGTGGTGCTGGTCGACGATTCGGTGGTGCGCGGCACAACCAGCCGCAAGATCAAGGACATGATCCTGGATGCCGGCGCCAAGGAGGTGCATTTCCGCATCGCCAGCCCGCCGACCGCCTGGCCCTGTTTCTACGGGGTCGACACGCCGCAGCGCGAGAAACTGCTGGCCGCCAGCATGACCGAAGACGAGATGCGCGAATACCTGGCGGTGGACAGCCTGAAATTCATCTCGCTCGACGGGCTTTACCGCGCGGTCGGCGAAGCCCGGGGCCGCGACAGCGCCTGCCCGCAATATTGCGATGCCTGTTTCTCGGGCGAATATCCGGTGGAACCCGCCGACATGATCGCGCAGGGGTTCGAAATGAAGGCCGCCGAATAG
- a CDS encoding SDR family NAD(P)-dependent oxidoreductase — MTDPMTHSDTRIALITGASRGLGAALAEALAPAYHIVAVARTTGALEDLDDRIKARGGQATLAPMDIADANAMATLCRGIHDRWGKVDLWLHAAIHAAPLTPANFIDAKDWSKSVAVNATATSVLIPYVSPLLGDSGRAVFFDDPQAGEKFHGTYGATKAAQMALARSWAAETVRTGPRVEVVEPRPMATATRARFHPGEDRDRLARPADEAARLLDLLQLR; from the coding sequence ATGACCGACCCAATGACCCATTCCGACACGCGGATCGCCCTGATCACGGGCGCCTCGCGCGGGCTCGGCGCCGCGCTGGCCGAGGCGCTGGCGCCTGCCTATCACATCGTTGCCGTCGCCCGCACCACCGGCGCGCTCGAGGACCTGGACGACCGTATCAAGGCCAGGGGCGGACAGGCCACGCTGGCGCCGATGGACATTGCCGACGCCAACGCCATGGCGACGCTGTGCCGGGGCATCCACGACCGCTGGGGCAAGGTCGACCTCTGGCTGCATGCCGCGATCCATGCCGCGCCGCTGACACCGGCCAATTTCATCGACGCCAAGGACTGGTCGAAATCGGTCGCCGTGAATGCCACGGCCACGTCGGTGCTGATCCCCTATGTATCGCCGCTTTTGGGCGACAGCGGCCGGGCCGTGTTCTTCGACGATCCGCAGGCGGGCGAGAAATTCCACGGCACCTATGGCGCGACCAAGGCGGCGCAGATGGCGCTGGCCCGCAGCTGGGCGGCAGAGACCGTCCGCACCGGGCCGCGCGTCGAGGTGGTCGAACCGCGCCCGATGGCGACCGCGACCCGCGCCCGGTTCCATCCCGGCGAAGACCGGGACCGGCTGGCGCGGCCCGCGGACGAGGCGGCTCGCCTTCTCGACCTGTTGCAGTTGCGCTAG
- the surE gene encoding 5'/3'-nucleotidase SurE → MRILITNDDGINAPGLQVLADIAADLAGPDGEVWTVAPAFEQSGVAHCISYSHPMMIARMSERSYAAEGSPADCVMAGLHDVMKDAPPDLVLSGVNRGNNSAENALYSGTLGGAMEAALQGLPAIALSQYLGPRTFSAENPFEAAARHGAGVIRRILDAAPEAGDDYRLFYNVNFPPIPADEVKGTRIATQGYRRGTRFGVEPHLSPSGRRFLWIRGGEQHVPTLPGTDAALNLDGYISVTPMRADLTAHDALDALRGIE, encoded by the coding sequence ATGCGCATCCTGATCACGAATGACGACGGCATCAACGCTCCGGGGTTGCAGGTGCTTGCGGATATCGCCGCCGATCTCGCCGGCCCCGACGGCGAGGTCTGGACCGTGGCCCCGGCGTTCGAGCAATCCGGCGTGGCCCATTGCATCAGCTATTCGCACCCGATGATGATCGCCCGGATGAGCGAACGCAGCTATGCCGCCGAGGGCAGCCCCGCCGACTGCGTGATGGCCGGGCTGCACGACGTGATGAAGGACGCCCCGCCCGACCTGGTGCTGTCCGGTGTCAACCGTGGCAACAATTCGGCCGAGAACGCGCTCTATTCCGGCACGCTGGGCGGCGCGATGGAAGCCGCGCTGCAGGGCCTGCCCGCCATCGCGCTGTCGCAATATCTCGGCCCGCGCACCTTTTCGGCCGAAAACCCGTTCGAGGCCGCGGCACGGCATGGCGCCGGGGTGATCCGGCGCATCCTGGACGCGGCCCCCGAGGCCGGCGACGACTACCGGCTGTTCTACAACGTCAACTTTCCGCCGATCCCGGCGGACGAGGTGAAGGGCACGCGCATCGCCACCCAGGGCTACCGGCGCGGCACGAGGTTCGGGGTCGAACCGCACCTGTCGCCCTCGGGGCGGCGGTTTCTCTGGATCCGGGGCGGCGAACAGCATGTGCCGACGCTGCCGGGCACGGACGCGGCCCTGAACCTGGACGGCTACATCTCGGTCACGCCGATGCGCGCGGACCTGACCGCCCATGACGCGCTCGACGCGCTGCGGGGTATTGAATGA
- a CDS encoding protein-L-isoaspartate(D-aspartate) O-methyltransferase, giving the protein MTGPDAETRMQFLFALRSHGVTDARVLEVMEAIDRGPFVTGLFSERAYDDTPLPIACGQTISQPSVVGLMTQALGVGPRDKVLEVGTGSGYQAAVLSRLARRVYTLDRHARLVREAQAVFDAMGLANITAMVGDGSHGLPEQAPFDRIMVTAAAEDPPGPLLAQLRIGGIMVVPVGQSDAVQTLIRVRRHDTGYDYDELRPVRFVPLLEGLGKDE; this is encoded by the coding sequence ATGACCGGTCCCGACGCCGAGACCCGGATGCAGTTCCTGTTCGCGCTGCGTTCGCACGGGGTGACGGATGCCCGCGTGCTCGAGGTGATGGAGGCGATCGACCGCGGCCCGTTCGTCACCGGGCTGTTCTCGGAACGCGCCTATGACGACACGCCGCTGCCCATCGCCTGCGGCCAGACCATCAGCCAGCCCTCGGTGGTCGGGCTGATGACCCAGGCGCTGGGGGTCGGGCCGCGCGACAAGGTGCTCGAGGTCGGCACCGGGTCGGGCTACCAGGCGGCGGTGCTGTCCCGGCTGGCACGCCGGGTCTATACGCTGGACCGTCACGCGCGGCTGGTGCGCGAGGCGCAGGCGGTTTTCGACGCGATGGGGCTGGCCAATATCACCGCGATGGTGGGCGACGGATCGCATGGCCTGCCCGAACAGGCGCCGTTCGACCGGATCATGGTCACGGCGGCGGCCGAAGATCCGCCGGGGCCGCTCTTGGCGCAACTCAGGATCGGCGGTATCATGGTGGTGCCGGTCGGCCAGTCCGACGCCGTGCAGACCCTGATCCGGGTACGGCGGCACGATACCGGCTATGACTATGATGAATTGCGCCCGGTGCGGTTCGTCCCGCTTCTCGAAGGGCTGGGCAAGGACGAGTGA
- a CDS encoding M23 family metallopeptidase, with amino-acid sequence MNFPRTRKIARVGAPVAVLALVSACSKPLDYDLRGHIGAFSTAPAASQATADRPRPDDRGVISYPNYQVAVARRGDTVGTVANRVGLPPAELARYNGLDPNATLREGEVVALPRRVPASGGVDIAALAGSAIDSAPEPGAVQTTALPSASGQPAKPAAQSGQEPVRHKVARGETAYTISRLYQVPVKSLAEWNGLGSDFAVREGQYLLIPVQGAKPPRVAAAAATTAPGAGSPTPTPPSATGPLPAEQVKPAAQSKPPTVTADKPTKPAQTGRLGMPVSGKIVREYSPGRNNGIDISASSGAQVSAAADGNVLAITEDTEGTSIVIVRHSNKLVTVYANVDGIAVKKGDTVKRGQKLAQTRSGGNSAVHFEVREGLDSVDPMLYLK; translated from the coding sequence ATGAATTTTCCCCGAACCCGCAAGATCGCCCGTGTCGGCGCGCCGGTTGCGGTGCTGGCGCTGGTTTCGGCCTGCTCCAAGCCGCTGGACTATGACCTGCGCGGCCATATCGGCGCGTTCAGCACCGCGCCCGCGGCATCGCAGGCCACCGCCGACCGGCCCAGGCCGGACGATCGCGGGGTGATCTCCTACCCGAATTACCAGGTCGCAGTGGCGCGGCGCGGCGACACCGTCGGAACGGTTGCGAACCGTGTCGGCCTGCCCCCCGCCGAACTGGCCCGCTACAACGGCCTCGACCCGAACGCGACGCTGCGCGAGGGCGAAGTGGTCGCCCTGCCCCGCCGCGTTCCCGCCAGCGGCGGGGTGGATATCGCGGCGCTGGCCGGCAGCGCCATCGACAGCGCACCCGAACCCGGCGCGGTGCAGACCACGGCCCTGCCATCCGCCAGCGGGCAACCGGCGAAACCGGCGGCGCAATCGGGACAGGAGCCGGTGCGCCACAAGGTGGCCCGCGGGGAAACCGCCTATACGATATCGCGGCTCTACCAGGTGCCGGTGAAATCGCTGGCCGAATGGAACGGGCTGGGCTCGGATTTCGCGGTGCGCGAAGGTCAATACCTGCTGATCCCGGTTCAGGGCGCCAAGCCGCCCAGGGTCGCCGCCGCGGCCGCGACCACCGCTCCGGGCGCAGGGTCGCCCACGCCGACACCGCCCAGCGCGACCGGCCCGCTTCCGGCGGAACAGGTCAAACCCGCCGCCCAGTCCAAGCCGCCGACCGTCACCGCGGACAAGCCGACGAAACCCGCCCAGACGGGCCGGCTGGGCATGCCGGTTTCGGGCAAGATCGTCCGCGAATATTCGCCGGGGCGCAACAACGGCATCGACATCTCGGCCAGTTCCGGCGCCCAGGTTTCCGCCGCCGCGGATGGCAACGTGCTGGCCATCACCGAAGATACCGAGGGCACGTCGATCGTCATCGTGCGCCATTCGAACAAGCTGGTGACGGTCTATGCCAATGTGGACGGCATCGCGGTCAAGAAGGGCGATACCGTCAAACGCGGCCAGAAACTGGCCCAGACCCGCTCAGGCGGCAATTCGGCGGTGCATTTCGAGGTCCGCGAAGGTCTCGATAGCGTCGATCCGATGCTGTATCTGAAATAG
- a CDS encoding ATP-binding protein, which translates to MCDDPLHRIAAALERMSPAPLPTPDFSAAPAFVWHVDPDRLEPVTRVNRVALDLLVGIDRARETLLDNTRRFAEGFAANNALLWGARGMGKSSLVKAVHGRLARSHPELKLVELQREDLPSVGRLLNHLRAAPQRFVLFCDDLSFSHDDQHYKSLKAVLDGGIEGRPENVVFYATSNRRHLMPRDMIENERSSAISPSEAVEEKVSLSDRFGLWLGFHPCSQDEFLAMIDGYCAAHDLRIDPETLRAEAIEWQATRGSRSGRVAWQFFTDLAGRHGIRGAD; encoded by the coding sequence ATGTGTGATGATCCCTTGCACCGTATCGCCGCCGCGCTGGAACGGATGTCGCCCGCGCCGTTGCCCACGCCCGATTTCTCGGCCGCGCCCGCCTTTGTCTGGCATGTCGACCCGGACCGGCTGGAGCCCGTGACCCGCGTCAACCGGGTGGCGCTGGACCTGCTGGTGGGGATCGACCGCGCCCGCGAAACCCTGCTCGACAATACCCGCCGCTTTGCCGAGGGGTTCGCCGCCAACAATGCGCTGCTCTGGGGCGCGCGCGGGATGGGCAAGTCGAGCCTGGTCAAGGCGGTGCATGGGCGGCTCGCACGCAGCCACCCGGAGCTGAAGCTGGTCGAGCTGCAACGCGAGGATCTGCCCAGTGTCGGGCGGCTGCTGAACCACCTGCGCGCGGCGCCGCAGCGGTTCGTCCTGTTTTGTGACGACCTGTCCTTTTCTCATGACGACCAGCATTACAAGTCGCTCAAGGCGGTGCTGGATGGCGGCATCGAGGGACGGCCGGAAAACGTGGTGTTCTATGCCACCTCCAACCGCCGCCACCTGATGCCGCGCGACATGATCGAGAACGAGCGTTCGAGCGCGATCAGCCCGTCCGAGGCGGTCGAGGAAAAGGTATCGCTGTCGGACCGGTTCGGGCTGTGGCTGGGGTTCCACCCGTGCAGCCAGGACGAGTTCCTCGCCATGATCGACGGCTATTGCGCCGCCCACGACCTGCGGATCGATCCCGAAACCCTGCGGGCCGAGGCGATCGAATGGCAGGCGACGCGCGGGTCGCGGTCGGGCCGGGTGGCGTGGCAGTTCTTTACCGATCTGGCCGGGCGGCACGGCATCCGTGGCGCGGACTGA
- a CDS encoding ABC transporter ATP-binding protein, whose product MQHQPPQSLAPRLEIRNLVRVIEGRRVVDDVSLTIMPGQVTCLLGPSGCGKSTTLRMIAGVEMQDSGEIWVDGKLVCDTVFRVPPERRGIGLMFQDFALFPHLSVADNVAFGLRSCSAEEKRARVVELLDRVDLLRFVDGYPHQLSGGEQQRVALARSLAPRPRIMLMDEPFSGLDNRLRDGIRDDTLALLKEEDTAVLLVTHEPEEAMRMADEIALMRDGRIVQQGAPYNVYTRPVDRAAVAFFSDANVLGAQVNGALADTPFGQFLAPGVPDGTDVDIVFRPQHVRLDFDRNGSGPLPTATDGVPARGTVVRARFMGHESLVEFRMDFDGSILKATVPNVFLPAPGKTMWLTVPRNRCFVFPVTHM is encoded by the coding sequence GTGCAGCACCAGCCCCCGCAGAGCCTGGCCCCCAGGCTGGAAATCCGCAATCTGGTTCGGGTGATCGAAGGCCGCCGGGTCGTCGATGACGTGTCGCTGACGATCATGCCCGGGCAGGTGACCTGCCTGCTTGGCCCCTCGGGCTGCGGCAAGTCCACGACGCTGCGCATGATCGCCGGTGTCGAGATGCAGGACAGCGGCGAAATCTGGGTCGACGGCAAACTGGTCTGCGACACGGTATTCCGGGTGCCGCCCGAACGTCGCGGCATCGGGCTGATGTTCCAGGATTTCGCCCTGTTTCCGCACCTGTCGGTGGCCGACAACGTGGCTTTCGGGCTGCGCAGCTGCAGCGCCGAGGAGAAACGCGCGCGGGTGGTCGAGCTGCTCGACCGGGTGGACCTGCTGCGCTTCGTCGACGGGTATCCGCACCAGCTGTCCGGCGGCGAACAGCAGCGCGTGGCGCTGGCGCGGTCGCTGGCGCCCCGGCCGCGGATCATGTTGATGGACGAACCGTTCTCGGGCCTCGACAACCGGCTGCGCGACGGCATCCGCGACGACACGCTGGCCTTGCTCAAGGAAGAGGACACCGCCGTCCTGCTGGTCACCCACGAACCCGAGGAAGCCATGCGCATGGCCGACGAGATCGCGCTGATGCGCGACGGGCGGATCGTCCAGCAGGGCGCGCCCTACAACGTCTATACCCGGCCCGTGGACCGCGCGGCGGTGGCGTTCTTCTCGGATGCCAACGTGCTGGGCGCGCAGGTGAACGGGGCGCTGGCCGACACGCCCTTTGGCCAGTTCCTTGCCCCCGGCGTGCCGGACGGCACCGACGTGGATATCGTGTTCCGGCCCCAGCATGTCCGGCTGGATTTCGACCGCAACGGATCGGGCCCGCTGCCGACCGCCACCGATGGCGTTCCCGCACGCGGCACGGTGGTGCGCGCGCGGTTCATGGGCCATGAAAGCCTGGTCGAGTTCCGGATGGATTTCGACGGCTCGATCCTGAAGGCCACGGTCCCCAACGTGTTCCTGCCCGCACCGGGCAAGACGATGTGGCTGACCGTGCCGCGCAACCGCTGCTTTGTTTTCCCCGTAACTCACATGTGA
- a CDS encoding LysM peptidoglycan-binding domain-containing protein, with translation MPATSYTIKRGDTLSGIARKYGLKGWKDIYEAPENKKFKKDNPDPNKISPGGKLFVPPSPKTVKNIHKKDMPRMSISVDATKALIFVQQKWEYTFVTQKGVSKWTGKEKKDFHNAADKAIWARWSGKYKITCSGTSDFARVYKDTVFDVSFDIKYVKSGGHWKVTVTKVPKGSKSPTSSVDWNKQTINLDSEDTKLKDLQGTGKKDDKQSPFAHEFGHAVGNSKYGPAGHGDEYKKSSAHFADKASMMNIGNKLKKRHADHLIMELNKMIKNTTFSVKSVG, from the coding sequence ATGCCAGCGACCAGCTATACCATCAAACGCGGCGATACTCTGAGCGGTATCGCCCGCAAATACGGCCTCAAGGGATGGAAAGACATCTACGAGGCCCCGGAAAACAAGAAGTTCAAGAAGGACAACCCCGACCCGAACAAGATCTCGCCGGGCGGCAAGCTCTTCGTGCCGCCGTCGCCCAAGACGGTCAAGAACATCCACAAGAAGGACATGCCGCGCATGTCGATCTCGGTCGATGCGACCAAGGCGCTGATCTTCGTGCAGCAGAAATGGGAATATACCTTCGTGACCCAGAAAGGGGTCTCCAAGTGGACGGGCAAGGAAAAGAAGGATTTCCACAACGCCGCCGACAAGGCGATCTGGGCACGGTGGAGCGGCAAGTACAAGATCACTTGTTCGGGCACGTCCGATTTCGCCCGCGTCTACAAGGACACCGTGTTCGACGTCAGTTTCGACATCAAATACGTCAAGTCCGGCGGCCACTGGAAGGTCACCGTGACCAAGGTGCCCAAGGGCAGCAAGTCGCCGACCAGTTCGGTGGACTGGAACAAGCAGACGATCAACCTCGATTCCGAGGATACCAAGCTCAAGGACCTTCAGGGCACGGGCAAGAAGGATGACAAGCAATCGCCCTTTGCCCATGAATTCGGCCACGCGGTCGGCAACTCGAAATACGGCCCCGCCGGGCATGGCGACGAATACAAGAAATCGAGCGCGCATTTCGCCGACAAGGCCAGCATGATGAATATCGGCAACAAGCTGAAGAAGCGCCACGCCGACCATCTCATCATGGAGTTGAACAAGATGATCAAGAACACCACCTTTTCGGTCAAGAGCGTCGGGTAG